AGGCGTCGGGCGCCTTCGCCAGGGCGTCCGGCGCGGTCATCACCGAGAAGAGCATGGTGTTGAGCGTCTTGACGACACGTGTCCCGGGCAGCGCGTCCTGGAGGTGCTCGGCGAGGCTGGAACCGGGGTAGATCAGGTCGGCGGGCAGACCGTCCGGTCCGTCGACGGTGGCGTTGGAGACGTCGACGAGGATCTTGCCGCGCAGTTCCTCGCGCAGGGCGGCGAGCCGCTCCAGCGAGCCGGCGCCCGGCGTGGCGTTGATGACGATCCGGGCTGCGCGGGCGGCGTCGGCGGCGGCGCCCGGCGCGCGGCCGGCCACTCTCACCTCGTGTCCGGCCCGGGTGAGGGCTGCGGCCAGGTTGCCGCCGACGCGGCCGTTTCCGAGTACTGCGATCGTGGACATGGTGATCCGGTTCCTCCGTGCGTGCGGGGTGTGGTGCGCGGTCAGCGGGAGAGGGTGGCGGCGGCCTCGGCATGGACGCCGGGCGCGGCGGCCAGGAAGCTGTCGCTCAGCGGGGTCCAGGGGCGGCCCTGTGCGTCGGAGATCCGTCCCCCGGCCTCGGTGACGAGCAGCGCCCCGGGGAGCAGGTCCGCGCGGGCGCCGGCGAACTGCCAGAAGGCGTCGAGCCGGCCGGCGGCCACGTTGAGCAGGTGCAGGGTCGCGGGTACGGCGGTGCGCACGACGAGTGCGTCGAAGAGCATCGCGGTGATGGAGGAGCCGACGCGCCGCACGACGTCGTCGTCCTCGTCCGGCCGGGCCTGGCTGGTGGCCACGATGCCCAGGCCGAGGTCCGCGGTCCGGGAGACGTGCAGCGGCCGGCCGTCCAGGTGGGCGCCCGCGCCGGTGCGCGCGGTGTAGGTCTCGCCGGTCAACGGCAGGTGGACGGCGGTGAGCACCGGCTGGTTCTCGCGTACGAGGGTGGCGGTCACCGCCCATTCCGGGAGGGCGTGCAGGTGGTTGACGTTGCCCTCGGCCGGATCCACGACCCACCATTCGCCGGGCGGCAGCGCCCCGCCGTCCAGCTCGTCCTCCACCCACCCCGCACCCGGGCGCAGTTGGGTGAGGTGCGGGCGCAGGATGTCCAGGGCCGTGTCGTCGTTGGCGGCGAGGGCACGCATCAGCTCTTCGCGGGTCTCGTAGCGGACCACCTCCCCGAAGCGTTCACGCAGCGCGGAGCCGGCCGCGCGTACGGCGATCGCTGTCCGGTCGAGCAGGTCGGCGTCCGCAGCGGCGGGGTCCGGGACGGTGGCGTTCGACGCGGTGGCGTCCGGGGTCCGGAGTGTCTCGGGCATGGTGAACTCCCTTGTGCGTAGGGGGTGGTGAGGCCGTTCGGGACCAGTTGTGCGCTCTCTTCGGCGCTCTGCTCTCGAAGGTATCCAGCCCTTCGCTTAACCTCAAATGCATGTAAAGCACGGCTAGGATTACTCGCATGCAATTGGATTTGAATCTGCTGGCCGCGTTCGACGCGCTGCTGGAGGAGGGCAGTGTGGCCGGGGCGGCCGCCCGCCTGCATGTCACCGCGCCCGCGATGAGCCGGAGCCTGGGACGGATCCGGCGTACGACCGGGGACCAGATCCTGGTGCGCACCGGCCGCACGATGACCCCGACGCCGTACGCGATCGCCGTCCGGGAGCAGGTGCATGAGCTGCTGCACCAGGTCCGAGGGGTGCTGGCCCCGAGCCGTGAACTCGATCCGGCCACCCTGGAGCGCACGTTCACCCTCCGCTGGCACGATTCCCTGGTCGCCCTGAGCGGCCCCGCGCTGCTGGCGGCCGTGCGCGCGGAGGCGCCGGGCGTGCGCTTGCGTTTCGTCGCGGAGTCGAGCGTCGACACACCGGAGTTGCGCCGCGGCGAGGTGGACCTGGAGGCGAACGCCAACCAGCCGGGCGCGCCGGACATCCGCGCCGAGAAGGTGGGCGAGTCCCGCCTCGTCATCGTCGTCAGGCAGGGACATCCCCTCACCCGTGGCGGCACCGTCACGGCAGACCGGTACGCCGCCGCCGAGCACGTCACCGTCTCGCGACGGGGGAACCTCGGCAACGCCCTCGACGACGCCCTCGCGCGGCTCGGCCTCACCCGCCGCGTGGTGGCGAGCGCGCCCACGGAAGCGGCCGCGCTCCAGTTCGCGCGCGGTTCCGATCTCCTGGTCAGCGTCCCCGAGGCCACCACGCGGTCCACGGTCGCCGACCTCGGCCTGGTCGTGCTCCCCCTGCCGCTCGAGCTACCGCTCGCACCGGTCTACCTGTCGTGGCATCAGCGCTACGACACCGACCACGCCCACGCCTGGTTGCGCGGACTGGCACGGACCGCGCTGACCCTGCGCGGAGCGTCGTAGACGGCGCCCTCCGCCGTCCGGCCACTTCACCCCCGCCGAATCGACTTCGCCGCCTTGGTGGCGCGGGGACGGCCGCTGCCCCCCTAGGCGGGTGGTTGTCCCGACCGCCTCCGGGCGGGCGTGAAGTAGGGTCGCCGTATCGGAGTAGAAACGTGCTCTGGGCCGGGCGGACAGCCGGACGGGGAGTACGCGCACACGCGGTATCGGACGATCCGCCACTCCTTCCGCGGAAGGAGTGCGTCATGAAGGCGGTGCGGTTCAGCCGGTTCGGCGGCCCGGAGGTCCTGGAGATCGTCGATCTCCCCGATCCCCGTCCAGGTGCCGGAGAGATACGGATCAGGGTGCGCGCCGCGGGCGTGAACGCCGGCGACTGGAAGAAGCGCCAGGGTCTCGGGTGTCCGGGTCGGCGACCGGGTCCTCGGAGTCTCGCCCCACGGAGCCGCGCAGGCGGAGTCGGCCGTCCTGTCGCACTGGGCCCCGATCCCGGACTCGCTGGACTACGCGAGGGCCTCGGCGATCCCGGCGGCAGCGGAGACCGCGGCGCGCTCGCTCGACCAGCTCGGCGTCACGGCGGGCTGCTCCGTGCTCGTCAGCGGGGCATCGGGCAGCGTCGGGAGTGCCGCCGTCCAGCTCGCCGTGGAGCGCGGCGCGCGCGTCATCGGCACGGGCAGTCCGGGCACGCATGACACCCTGCGCTCACTGGGCGCCGAGCCGGTGGCGTACGGCGACGGGATGCCCGGCCGAGTCCGGGCCATCGCACCGTCGGGGGTGGACTTCGCGCTGGACGTCGCCGGCAGCGGTGTCCTTCCCGAACTCGTGGAACTCGTGGGCACCGCGGAGCGTGTGATCACCGTCGCCGACTTCCGCGGCGCGCAGCGGACGGGCGTCCGCTTCAGCCGCGGCGACACCGGCCGCGCCACCTACGCGGCGGCCCAGGTCGCCCGCATGGCCGAGGCCGGACGCTTCTTCGTCCAGGTCGGCCGGACCTTCCCCCTGACCGAGGTCTCCCACGCCCACCGCGTCGGTGAAGCGGGGACGGTGCGCGGCAAACTCGTGCTGCTCGTGGGCTGACCGGCCTTCACCGGGGCCCGCGACGGAGGGAGCGCAGGCGGGGACCCCCACGGGCACGAGACGGCCACCGGAACCGGGCGCGGACCTCTACCGCGGCGCGCAGCAAGCGCCTTCAGTTCCCCGGTCGCGGCCCGGGCCCCGGTGCGGCCCCGGGAACAGGGCAGTGGGCCAGGACATACCTGGCGGGCCGTCCGATCACCGCCGTACGGTGAGATCACGCTTTCTCCCCCACGACCTCTCCCACTCCCACTCCCACTCCTTGCCCGAAGGCGGTTGCCGATGGCTCTGTTCGACCTCCCGATCGACGAACTGCGCGCGTATCGCGGCGCGTCCGGCGCGCCCGAGGACTTCGACGCCTTCTGGGGCAAGACGCTCCGGGAGGCGCGCGAGCACGACCCGGACGTGCGGTTCGAGCCGGTGGACACCGGGCTCTCCACCGTGCGGGTCCTCGACGTGACGTTCGCCGGGTTCGGCGGGCACCCGGTCAGAGGCTGGCTGCGGCTGCCCGCGGGGGCGACCGAACCGCTGCCGCTGGTGGTGGAGTTCATCGGGTACGGCGGCGGTCGCGGACTCGCGCACGAGAACCTGCTGTGGGCGTCGACGGGCCGGGCCCACTTCGTGATGGACACCCGCGGGCAGGGCAGCGCCTGGGGCGGCGGTGGCGCCACGACGGACCCGGTGGGCGCCGCGCCCGCGTACCCCGGGTTCATGACGCGAGGTGTCGACGCGCCCGAGAACTACTACTACCGGCGGGTGTTCACGGACGCCGTGCGCGCCGTCGAGGCGGCCCGTTCACACCCGCTGGCCGACGCGGCGCGCACCGCGGTGATCGGTGAGAGCCAGGGCGGCGGGACGGCCCTCGCGGTCGGCGGGCTCGTCCCGGACCTCGTCGCGGTCGCCCCGGACGTGCCGTTCCTGTGCGACTTCCCGCGCGCCGTGACGGTCACGGACCGGCATCCGTACCGGGAGATCGGCCTGTTCCTCAAGACGCACCGGGGCCGGGCGGCCGACGTGCTGCGCACCCTCTCCTACTTCGACGGCGTGCACTTCGCGGCGCGCGGCCGGGCCCCTGCCCTCTTCTCGGCGGCCCTGGAGGACCAGACCTGCCCGCCGTCCACGGTGTTCGCCGCCTTCAACGCCTGGGCCCACGAGGACAAGGCGATCGAGGTGTACGAGTTCAACGACCACGAGGGCGGCGGCCCGTTCCAGGAGGAACGCAAGCTGCGCTGGCTGCGGTCGTACGCCTGAGGGGCCGGTGGGCCGGACGGGTCGCGCGAGCCGTACGCCGACGGGCGGGGCCACGGCCGCTCGGCCCGGTCCGCCGGCGGGCTTTCGGACACGACCGGTCCGGCGCCGACGTCGGATTCCCCGGCCCCGGACGGGGTCCGGCGGGTCGCACGGAGGGCCGGCGGGCCCGTGGCTCACGGGCGGCCGCGGCGGGGCGACACGGGTGACCGTGGGACGCGACCCGCTGTGACGGGTGGATCGCGCAGGGTGGGTTTCGGCCGAACCGGCCTGCCGCTCTTCCCTCGTGGTTTAGACCAATGCTAGATCTGGTCGCGCAATGAGCCCGCACGGCTACGTCTTGTCACCAACAGGAGGCGCGGCATGGCCCGCACCACCCCGCACGACCCCCCGCAGCCCGACGGCCGGCCCCTGTACTGGAGGGTCGCGTCACTGCTGCTGGACGAACTGCACGACGGCACCATCCCGCCCGGGGAGCGGCTGCCGGGCGAGCGGCATCTGGCCCGGCACTTCGCGGTCAGCCGGGAGACCGTCCGGCAGGCACTGGAGGTGCTGCGCCGTGGCGGCGCGGTCGCCACCGACCGGCGCGGCAGCCACGCCACGCTGCCGGGCGCCCCGGTCGAGGACCCCGCCTCGCTCACGTTCCCGGTGGGTGCCCGGCCGGCCGACCCCTGGGCGGTGGACCGGGCGACGGTGGCCTGGGAGGCGCCGCCGCCGGAGCACGCGACGGCGCTGCGCCTGGCGCCGCGCCGGCCGACGCTGGTGCACCGCTACCGGTCGGCCACGCCGGACGGCCGGTCGCTGCGCACCGCGGTGACCTCGTTCTCCGCCGTGGCGCTGGCCGAGGTCGCGGAGCTGGGCCGGTACCGGGACCGGGCCGACGGCGCCACCCCCGCGCAGTTGCGCCGGGCCTACGACTGGATGCGCAGGGCCGGTCTCACGCTGCACCACCGGGACTCCATCACCCAGCTCGGGGACACCTCCGCGGTCCGGGTGACCCGCCGGGTGCACGACCAGTACGCGCGCCCGCTGGAGATAACCGAGCTGGTGGTCGACGCCGAACAGGACGCGCTGGTCTACGAGTTCACGCTGCCGGCCGCGGGCTGACCCGGCCCGTCCCCAGCCGTCTCCCCGGCCGTCCGCCGCGCCAGCACCACCCGGGCGCGCGGGCTGCCGTCGGCGCGCCGCCCGAACTCGGGCAGTGTCCGCAGCTCGACCTCGAATCCGGCGCGCCCCAGCTCCGCCAGGACGTCGCCGAGCCGGAAGGCCCGGTAGTACATGACGAACGGCGGCCGCCACAGGGCGTTGCGCACCCGCATCACCGTGTCGAAGCCGAGCAGCGTCCAGTAGCCGAGGCCGGAGGGACGGGGCGGGGCGAGGACCGGGAAGGCGAACCGGCCGCCCGGCCGCAGCACCGAGTGCACCTGGCCGAAGAGTCCGGGCAGTTCGCGGGGCAGGAAGTGCCCGAACGCCCCGAAGCTGACCACCAGGTCGAAGGCGGGGGCGAACGGCAGGGCCCGGGCGTCGCCGCGCACCCAGGCGACGTCCGGGCCCCCGGCCGGAGCGTTGCGCCGGGCGACGTCGAGCATGCCCGCGCTGAAGTCGAGGCCGGTGACGCTGCGCCGGCACAGCCGGGTCAGGACGTCCGTCCCGGCGCCGGTCCCGCAGCACAGGTCGAGTCCGTCGCTGAACGGGCCGAGCGGCCGCAGCGCCTCGGCGACGGAGCCGAGCAGGCGCCCGGAGGTGCGGAAGGGGGTGTGGTCGAACTTCGGGGCCAGCAGGTCGTAGCCGTGCTCGACGGACGACATGGCCTGGACGGCGAGTTCGCGCAGCGTGGGGCCTTCGGGAGTGAACATCACGCCGCTCCGGGGGTGGTCCGCTGCTCCAGGATGACGAGGACACGCTCGCACCAGCGCAGGATGTCCTCCTCGAAGGCGATCCCGGCCATGAGGGTGAGGTAGGGGCCGATCCGGTCCGCCGTGCGCAGGTACTCCTCCTCGGTCCGCCCGTCCAGGAGGCGCCCGCGCAGCCGTTCGTAGCGGTCGCGCTTGCCGCGCGCCCAGCTTTCGCGCTCCTCGACCAGGGCCCGGGTCGCCGCCGGGTCGCCGCCGTCCATGGCCTGGATCTTGACGAGGAGTTCGTCGCGCACGGCGGTGGGCCGCTTCGGCGGTTCGGCGGCGAAGGACCGCAGCTCGGCCCGGCCGGTCTCGGTGAGGGTGAACATGCGCTTGTTGGGCCGGCGTTCCTGCTGCACCGTCCGGGCCTCGACGAGTCCGTCCTGCGCGAGGCGCTCCAGCTCCCGGTAGAGCTGCTGCGGAGTGGCCGGCCAGAAGTTCGCGAGCGAGACGTCGAACACCTTGGACAGCTCGTAGCCCGAGGCCTCGCCCTCCAGCAGGGCGGCCAGGACGGCGTACTTCAGCGACATGTGGACACGCTAGCAGCAGGCGACTAATCTCCTCCGCACCTATTCAAATAGTTGACTATGCGAGGTGATCGGATGCGCGCGTTCCGCGAGGCGGTCGAGGCGGGCGACCTGGACGCCGTCGAGGCGCTGCTGGCCGACGACGTGGTCTTCACCAGCCCGGTCGTCTTCAAGCCGTACCGCGGCAAGGCGATCACCGCGGCCATCCTGCGCGCGGTCTGCGAGGTGTTCCAGGACTTCCGGTACGTCCGTGAGATCGGCGCCCCGGACGGGCCGGAACACGCCCTGGTCTTCACGGCGCGGGTGGGTGACCGCGAGCTGACCGGCTGCGACTTCCTGCGGGTGAACGACGCCGGCCTGATCGACGACTTCATGGTCATGGTGCGTCCGCTGTCGGGCGCCCACGCCCTCGCCGAGGCCATGGGCGCGCGGTTCGACCAGATCGCGAAGGAGGCGGCGGCCCGGTCCGTGTGACCGGCGACGGGCCGCCACCGCCGGTGTCAGTCCTTGAGCTGTTCGAGAGTGGCCCTGGCGTCGGTCTTCAGCCAGTCGGACACGTCACTGAGCCCGGGCGGGCTCTTGTCCTGGGAGTAGGTGCTGAGGTAGGCGCTGTAGCTCATCGTGTACGTCACCCAGCCGTCGCGCACGGCGAGGGTGGCGTAGCGTGAGCCGCTGGAGGACCCGTTGGTGGTGTCCTGGCTGACCAGGTAGGCCTCGTCGCCGATGCCCTTGACCTCTTTCACGTCGTAACCGGTGTGGCTGTCACCGTAGTTCTTCCAGCTGGCCGTGAACTCCGGTCCCGGGTCGGTGCTGCGGTGCAGGTCGACCTGGACGGACAGGTACGCGTCCGCGTAGGAGGAGCCGGTCTTCTTCAGGTTGACGCTGCACGAACTCTCGTCCAGCGCCTTGTCCTTGAGGGAGCTGTGGGTCGGCGCGGAATCGCTCTCGGGGTACTCGTCCTTGAAGGAGGAGTAGTCGGCCTTGGAGCACATGTCGGCGGGCGCCGAGTAGCCGCGCAGGTCCGCGCTGTCGCCCCGGCCGCCGATCAGGAACACCCCGGCCGCCCAGGCGACGGAGGCCACGACCGCGCCGACGGCGACCCACAGCACGGCCCGCCCGGCCCCGCCGCCCGCGGACGGCGGGGCCGGCACCTGCGCGTACTGCGGCGGCTGTGCGTAGGGGTTCCCGGGCACACCCACCATCGGCTGACCGGGCTGACCGGGCTGACCGAGGTGACCGGGCTGGCCCGGCTGCCCCACGAGCGTCGGCTGCGCGTAGAAGGCCCCCGCCGGAGGCGACTGCGGATGCGGGTAGGAGTAGGCCGCCGGCTGGGCCGGTATCCCCGGCTGGGGCGCGGGCTGCCCGGGCTGCGGTGCGGGCAGCCCCGCCTGTGGTGCGGGCTGCTCCGGCTGCGCCGCGGGCGGTACGGGCTGCGGCGCGGGCTCCGGCGCGGAGGGCCCCGGCTGCGGGGCGGGCTGCGGCGCGGACGCCCCGGACCGAGGTGCGGGCTGGTCGCCCGGCTGCGGGGGCTGGGGTGGCGTGGACATGTCGTGACAATAGAGCAGGTCCACCGGTCAAGTCCCTTGTCGCCCGGGATCGTTATGGTGTGCGGACATCTGATGCGGACCGGTGACACCCCAGGAGACGCGGCCCGGCACGGCAGCCCCCTGGACACCGCGGGAACAGGACGCGCACCAGAGGTGTTGACGAATGCGCAGCGGGGCCGTGCCGCGCAGTGGTACGGTGCTTGCGGTACTCGTGCTCGCCCCTTTGAGGGCGCCGGTGCCGTTCTCCTCTCTCCGCGCTGATCCGTCCGTCTTCCACGACCCGGCGCGTCAGCCGCTTCACACCACCTCGTCACGGGGTGCTGTTCCCGTGGCCGCCCTCAGGCGCATGCGTCCTCCCGTCGCGAGGCACACAGGCCCTCCCGTCACGCGGCCCGCTTCCCTCCCCCTTCTGCTTGCTTTCGCATCCAGTCCGTGAAAGGACCACCATGACCACCACACTCGAACCCCCGCACGTACGGCCGGCACCGGCCTCGCCGCTCGTGGCCGGTGTCCTCGATGTCGACGCGCACGGGAAGGGGCATCTGCGGGCCGTGACCTGCCTGTCCTCCCCCGCCGACCCGCAGGTGCCGCCCGCGCTGATCCGCCGTCACGGCCTGCGCAAGGGCGACCTCGTCGAGGGCGTGCGCGGGGCGCAGCGCGCACTGACCGAGGTCACGCGCGTCAACGGAGGCGATCCTGACGGCTCCCGGACCCGCCGCCGCTTCCAGGACCTCACCCCGCTCCACCCGCACGAGCGGATCCGCCTCGAACACCCGGCCTCCGGCGCGGCCGGA
Above is a genomic segment from Streptomyces collinus Tu 365 containing:
- a CDS encoding PadR family transcriptional regulator, translating into MSLKYAVLAALLEGEASGYELSKVFDVSLANFWPATPQQLYRELERLAQDGLVEARTVQQERRPNKRMFTLTETGRAELRSFAAEPPKRPTAVRDELLVKIQAMDGGDPAATRALVEERESWARGKRDRYERLRGRLLDGRTEEEYLRTADRIGPYLTLMAGIAFEEDILRWCERVLVILEQRTTPGAA
- a CDS encoding class I SAM-dependent methyltransferase, giving the protein MFTPEGPTLRELAVQAMSSVEHGYDLLAPKFDHTPFRTSGRLLGSVAEALRPLGPFSDGLDLCCGTGAGTDVLTRLCRRSVTGLDFSAGMLDVARRNAPAGGPDVAWVRGDARALPFAPAFDLVVSFGAFGHFLPRELPGLFGQVHSVLRPGGRFAFPVLAPPRPSGLGYWTLLGFDTVMRVRNALWRPPFVMYYRAFRLGDVLAELGRAGFEVELRTLPEFGRRADGSPRARVVLARRTAGETAGDGPGQPAAGSVNS
- a CDS encoding inositol monophosphatase family protein; translation: MPETLRTPDATASNATVPDPAAADADLLDRTAIAVRAAGSALRERFGEVVRYETREELMRALAANDDTALDILRPHLTQLRPGAGWVEDELDGGALPPGEWWVVDPAEGNVNHLHALPEWAVTATLVRENQPVLTAVHLPLTGETYTARTGAGAHLDGRPLHVSRTADLGLGIVATSQARPDEDDDVVRRVGSSITAMLFDALVVRTAVPATLHLLNVAAGRLDAFWQFAGARADLLPGALLVTEAGGRISDAQGRPWTPLSDSFLAAAPGVHAEAAATLSR
- a CDS encoding nuclear transport factor 2 family protein, with product MRAFREAVEAGDLDAVEALLADDVVFTSPVVFKPYRGKAITAAILRAVCEVFQDFRYVREIGAPDGPEHALVFTARVGDRELTGCDFLRVNDAGLIDDFMVMVRPLSGAHALAEAMGARFDQIAKEAAARSV
- a CDS encoding LysR family transcriptional regulator produces the protein MQLDLNLLAAFDALLEEGSVAGAAARLHVTAPAMSRSLGRIRRTTGDQILVRTGRTMTPTPYAIAVREQVHELLHQVRGVLAPSRELDPATLERTFTLRWHDSLVALSGPALLAAVRAEAPGVRLRFVAESSVDTPELRRGEVDLEANANQPGAPDIRAEKVGESRLVIVVRQGHPLTRGGTVTADRYAAAEHVTVSRRGNLGNALDDALARLGLTRRVVASAPTEAAALQFARGSDLLVSVPEATTRSTVADLGLVVLPLPLELPLAPVYLSWHQRYDTDHAHAWLRGLARTALTLRGAS
- a CDS encoding acetylxylan esterase codes for the protein MALFDLPIDELRAYRGASGAPEDFDAFWGKTLREAREHDPDVRFEPVDTGLSTVRVLDVTFAGFGGHPVRGWLRLPAGATEPLPLVVEFIGYGGGRGLAHENLLWASTGRAHFVMDTRGQGSAWGGGGATTDPVGAAPAYPGFMTRGVDAPENYYYRRVFTDAVRAVEAARSHPLADAARTAVIGESQGGGTALAVGGLVPDLVAVAPDVPFLCDFPRAVTVTDRHPYREIGLFLKTHRGRAADVLRTLSYFDGVHFAARGRAPALFSAALEDQTCPPSTVFAAFNAWAHEDKAIEVYEFNDHEGGGPFQEERKLRWLRSYA
- a CDS encoding NADPH-dependent F420 reductase; the protein is MSTIAVLGNGRVGGNLAAALTRAGHEVRVAGRAPGAAADAARAARIVINATPGAGSLERLAALREELRGKILVDVSNATVDGPDGLPADLIYPGSSLAEHLQDALPGTRVVKTLNTMLFSVMTAPDALAKAPDAFLSGEDPQAKHVVRELLVSLGWHPEWITDLGGIRTARATEAAILFVPHVIRTGGFAPFAISIAR
- a CDS encoding GntR family transcriptional regulator; this translates as MARTTPHDPPQPDGRPLYWRVASLLLDELHDGTIPPGERLPGERHLARHFAVSRETVRQALEVLRRGGAVATDRRGSHATLPGAPVEDPASLTFPVGARPADPWAVDRATVAWEAPPPEHATALRLAPRRPTLVHRYRSATPDGRSLRTAVTSFSAVALAEVAELGRYRDRADGATPAQLRRAYDWMRRAGLTLHHRDSITQLGDTSAVRVTRRVHDQYARPLEITELVVDAEQDALVYEFTLPAAG